In Risungbinella massiliensis, a single window of DNA contains:
- a CDS encoding IS982 family transposase, whose product RRFLAQAPYTIVDSLPLPLCHSARSFRVKRLRGYADRGYCASKKEHYYGFKGSFHITNTGFIVGYVISRASTHDLSVLEELLDQSPHCIVLGDKGYVSEKVGQKLARKGIQLLAMKRANSKNPHPVELTKFIRFRRKQIETLFSNLCDVFRIDQLKPNSLIGFELAIDTILFAHSLLVLWAIQDHGEGTKWRDQIFN is encoded by the coding sequence TACGCCGTTTCCTTGCCCAAGCTCCCTATACTATCGTAGATAGTTTGCCACTGCCCTTATGTCACTCTGCTCGGTCGTTTCGAGTGAAACGACTTCGAGGGTATGCAGATCGAGGTTATTGTGCTTCCAAGAAAGAACATTACTATGGTTTTAAGGGTTCTTTTCACATTACCAATACAGGATTCATAGTTGGCTATGTTATCTCACGTGCCTCGACTCATGATCTAAGTGTATTGGAAGAACTATTGGATCAATCTCCTCATTGCATAGTTTTAGGTGACAAAGGGTATGTAAGCGAAAAAGTTGGACAAAAGTTAGCTCGTAAAGGTATTCAACTTCTTGCAATGAAGCGCGCAAACAGTAAAAATCCTCATCCTGTTGAACTTACTAAATTTATCCGCTTCCGTAGGAAGCAGATTGAAACTCTTTTTTCCAACCTATGTGATGTATTTCGTATTGATCAACTAAAGCCAAACTCTCTGATAGGATTTGAACTTGCTATTGACACTATACTATTTGCTCATTCTCTCCTTGTTTTATGGGCAATCCAAGATCACGGAGAAGGAACTAAATGGCGTGATCAGATTTTCAACTAG
- a CDS encoding putative amidoligase domain-containing protein, which produces MSTVTLPVILAPTDAGWRDTLFPQGRRIVPSIQIRSEIEETPPSTSIYTLNNASAVGMVRDPAKRKEILTTHGIPVAENKTTILREYVLYVFQTQVFAVFRSMEKGVWLTSPNNKKKRYRRVSLTEKNRELHHIQTLAIRSLYAAGLDYGVVVCGVATGRRYLFLNLNPQPLIQEELIEAYDKAIQAYLKQISHPPLASDFQLGADPEFVMLTPTGNLILASKYFSIQGKVGCDAIWIGQNRTDKPLVELRPDPAIEPRGLLRNLYRCLQQASNKIQGISCKWVAGALPLKGFPIGGHIHLNGVDLNFALLRALDNYLTLPLTLVEDPRGIKRRPKYGYLGDYRLPNHGGFEYRTPPSWLVSPTLTKGVFALVKLIAMEYPNLQYQPFQDFELVKAYYKGDKETLRPYLEALRKDLLGLASYESYKEYLEPFFEYIESGRKWDESSDFRKVWRIGPYQK; this is translated from the coding sequence ATGTCTACCGTTACCCTTCCAGTAATCCTCGCTCCAACCGATGCAGGGTGGCGGGATACTCTTTTTCCACAAGGACGACGAATAGTTCCCTCCATCCAAATTCGTTCGGAGATAGAAGAGACTCCTCCATCTACCTCCATCTATACGTTAAATAACGCTAGTGCCGTGGGAATGGTTCGGGATCCTGCCAAACGAAAAGAGATCCTAACCACTCATGGCATACCAGTAGCGGAGAACAAAACGACTATATTACGAGAGTATGTCCTTTATGTATTCCAGACTCAAGTGTTTGCGGTTTTTCGTTCCATGGAAAAAGGGGTTTGGCTTACTTCGCCTAATAACAAGAAGAAACGCTATCGCCGTGTTTCCTTAACAGAAAAAAATCGAGAGTTGCACCATATCCAAACCTTAGCGATTCGTTCCTTATATGCAGCAGGGCTAGACTATGGTGTTGTAGTTTGTGGAGTTGCTACAGGTCGAAGATATTTATTTCTTAACCTAAATCCACAACCTCTGATTCAAGAAGAGTTGATTGAGGCTTATGACAAGGCGATTCAAGCATACTTAAAGCAAATTTCTCATCCACCATTAGCTTCTGATTTCCAGTTGGGGGCAGATCCGGAATTTGTTATGCTTACTCCTACGGGGAACCTCATTCTCGCCTCTAAATATTTCTCCATTCAGGGGAAAGTAGGTTGTGATGCTATTTGGATTGGACAGAATCGTACTGATAAACCTTTAGTAGAGCTTCGACCGGATCCAGCAATAGAACCACGAGGGCTATTACGTAATCTCTATCGTTGTTTACAACAAGCATCAAATAAAATACAAGGGATATCATGCAAATGGGTTGCAGGGGCATTACCATTAAAGGGATTTCCGATTGGGGGCCACATTCATCTGAACGGAGTGGATCTCAATTTTGCGTTACTTCGAGCTCTGGATAATTATCTTACTTTGCCACTTACCTTAGTGGAGGATCCCAGAGGAATCAAACGGAGACCTAAATACGGATATCTCGGTGATTATCGCTTACCAAATCATGGAGGATTTGAGTATCGTACCCCTCCAAGTTGGCTAGTATCACCTACCCTTACCAAAGGAGTATTTGCTCTGGTTAAGTTAATCGCAATGGAATATCCAAACCTACAATACCAACCTTTTCAAGATTTTGAACTTGTCAAAGCTTATTATAAGGGAGACAAAGAAACACTTCGTCCTTATTTGGAAGCTCTGCGAAAAGATTTATTAGGCCTAGCCTCCTATGAGAGTTATAAAGAATATCTAGAGCCCTTTTTTGAATATATCGAATCGGGGAGAAAGTGGGATGAATCTTCAGATTTCCGAAAGGTATGGAGAATTGGCCCTTATCAAAAATAA
- the mutS gene encoding DNA mismatch repair protein MutS, with amino-acid sequence MAKYTPMMEQYLRIKAQVPDAFLFFRLGDFYEMFFQDAQKAAEELEITLTGREAGGEERIPMCGVPYHSAQVYIERLIEKGYKVAICEQVEDPATAKGVVKREIVRVITPGTVMEESMLQEEENRFLLALVESEGMYALSAVDLSTGECHVTQTDSPLFFLDEALSYQPKEIVVEQEEQEWLAHFRQRGGIFISPFSLSEELRKRAYQLGVSQLVGFEETCCEPAIQRSLELLLAYLQETQKRSLGHLHRLRSYDAKRYMMLDESARRNLELTTTLSEGKKRGSLLGLLDKTATAMGSRLLKKWLDKPLLDREEIERRQEIVEGFRTDLLGLSGLQEALRKVYDLERLAARVAYGTAHARDLLSLGRSLQQIPRVLEVLSSFQTPEIQAPLAQLDICSDLAEGILEAIVEEPPLSVKEGGILRAGYHAPLDELREIQKNGKTWIASLEQQERDATGIKSLKIGYNRVFGYYIEVTKSNLKHLPDGRYVRKQTLANAERFITSELKEKEQLILHASEKSTVLEYELFVSLRDEIAKHVPRLQRLSEWIAELDVLHAFAVISNIYRYVRPFVHGGEQLWIEEGRHPVVEAASTHAFIANDVQMDGSDRQILVVTGPNMAGKSTYMRQVALTVILAQIGCFVPAKRAQVPLIDRIFTRIGAADDLAGGRSTFMVEMSETCHALKEATNRSLVLLDEVGRGTSTYDGMALAHAIVEYLHHQVRAKTLFSTHYHELIHLEEELSRVVNVHAKCEEQDGKVVFLHKIVPGGADRSYGIHVAELAGLPEPVIKRAKVILTELESGIPDNTGNSRKVELQQMSIFDFLESESGVVRENGSELARDPIEEEVLEELRSWDLLNRSPMETLQWLQELKRKLTE; translated from the coding sequence TTGGCCAAGTATACTCCAATGATGGAGCAATATTTACGGATAAAGGCACAAGTTCCTGATGCCTTTTTATTTTTTCGTCTAGGTGATTTTTATGAGATGTTTTTTCAAGATGCCCAAAAAGCAGCAGAAGAACTAGAGATCACACTGACAGGTAGAGAAGCAGGTGGGGAAGAACGTATTCCGATGTGTGGTGTTCCCTACCATTCGGCACAAGTATACATAGAGAGATTAATAGAAAAAGGCTATAAAGTAGCAATTTGTGAGCAGGTAGAAGATCCTGCAACGGCAAAAGGAGTAGTGAAACGAGAGATTGTAAGGGTCATTACTCCTGGTACCGTCATGGAAGAAAGCATGTTGCAAGAAGAAGAAAACCGTTTTTTGTTAGCGCTAGTTGAATCAGAAGGAATGTATGCATTATCTGCTGTCGATTTATCTACAGGAGAATGTCACGTAACGCAAACAGACTCTCCGCTTTTTTTCTTGGATGAGGCACTTAGCTATCAACCAAAGGAGATTGTGGTTGAACAAGAAGAACAAGAATGGTTGGCGCATTTTCGCCAACGTGGCGGAATTTTTATTAGTCCTTTTTCCTTATCAGAGGAGCTACGGAAAAGAGCATATCAATTAGGCGTAAGCCAGCTAGTAGGTTTTGAAGAGACGTGTTGTGAGCCAGCTATTCAGCGTTCTCTGGAGTTACTATTAGCTTATCTCCAAGAGACGCAGAAAAGATCTCTGGGACATTTGCATCGATTGCGCTCTTATGATGCCAAACGGTATATGATGTTAGATGAATCAGCTCGGCGCAACTTGGAATTAACTACTACGTTATCAGAAGGAAAAAAGCGTGGTTCTCTTTTGGGACTATTGGATAAGACCGCTACGGCAATGGGAAGTCGTCTCCTCAAAAAGTGGTTGGACAAGCCCCTTTTGGATCGAGAGGAAATCGAGCGCAGACAAGAGATTGTGGAAGGTTTTCGGACTGATCTCTTAGGATTGTCGGGACTGCAAGAAGCACTTCGCAAAGTTTATGATTTGGAGAGACTAGCAGCACGAGTTGCGTATGGTACAGCACACGCTCGGGATTTACTTTCGCTTGGGCGATCACTCCAACAGATTCCTCGAGTGCTAGAAGTACTCTCTTCATTTCAAACACCAGAGATTCAAGCGCCTCTAGCACAGTTAGATATTTGTAGTGACCTAGCCGAAGGAATTTTAGAAGCGATCGTAGAAGAACCTCCACTCAGTGTAAAAGAGGGCGGAATTTTGCGTGCTGGATATCACGCTCCACTTGATGAACTGCGAGAGATCCAAAAGAATGGGAAAACGTGGATTGCTTCATTGGAGCAACAAGAGCGGGATGCAACAGGGATCAAGTCGCTCAAAATCGGGTACAATCGAGTATTTGGCTATTATATAGAAGTAACGAAGTCTAATTTAAAACATTTACCAGATGGTAGATATGTTCGCAAGCAAACACTTGCCAATGCAGAGCGATTTATTACAAGCGAATTAAAAGAGAAGGAACAATTGATTCTCCATGCCTCAGAGAAATCAACAGTGCTAGAGTATGAATTATTTGTTTCCTTACGTGATGAAATTGCCAAGCATGTTCCGAGATTACAGCGACTTAGTGAGTGGATTGCAGAATTGGATGTACTACATGCTTTTGCTGTTATCTCCAATATATATCGTTATGTACGCCCTTTTGTACATGGTGGAGAGCAGTTGTGGATTGAAGAAGGTAGACATCCTGTAGTAGAAGCAGCATCTACTCATGCTTTTATAGCCAATGATGTGCAGATGGATGGTTCGGACCGACAGATTTTGGTTGTAACAGGACCAAATATGGCAGGGAAAAGTACCTATATGCGACAAGTAGCACTAACGGTGATTTTGGCGCAAATTGGATGCTTTGTTCCAGCTAAGCGTGCGCAAGTACCACTTATTGATCGGATCTTTACGCGAATCGGAGCAGCCGATGATTTGGCAGGAGGACGCTCTACTTTTATGGTGGAGATGTCAGAGACCTGTCATGCGTTGAAAGAGGCTACCAACCGTAGTCTCGTTCTATTGGATGAGGTAGGACGTGGCACTTCTACTTATGATGGGATGGCATTAGCTCATGCGATTGTCGAGTATTTACATCATCAAGTAAGAGCAAAAACGCTCTTTTCAACGCATTATCATGAGCTTATTCATTTAGAAGAGGAGCTATCTAGAGTAGTAAATGTTCACGCTAAGTGCGAAGAGCAAGATGGGAAAGTGGTCTTTTTACACAAGATCGTACCTGGCGGAGCTGATCGTAGCTATGGAATTCATGTAGCAGAGTTAGCAGGATTACCCGAACCTGTCATAAAACGTGCTAAGGTGATCTTGACGGAGTTAGAGTCGGGAATCCCAGATAATACTGGTAATTCTCGGAAGGTAGAACTTCAGCAAATGAGCATTTTTGATTTTCTAGAAAGTGAATCAGGAGTAGTTCGGGAGAACGGATCCGAGTTAGCACGTGATCCGATAGAGGAAGAAGTACTAGAAGAACTACGAAGCTGGGATCTTTTGAATCGATCTCCCATGGAGACACTTCAATGGTTACAAGAACTAAAACGTAAGTTAACAGAATAG
- the mutL gene encoding DNA mismatch repair endonuclease MutL — protein sequence MGKIQVLSEHLANQIAAGEVVERPASVVKELVENAIDAGASELLVELEDGGIAKIRIVDNGSGMESEDVPLAFERHATSKLLKERDLFQIRTLGFRGEALPSIASIARVELTSATDPTKPATKVQIEGGGPKKVSQVSHPRGTEVIVRDLFYNTPARLKYLKTVNTEISHVADYIGRMALAHPDISFTLRHEGRELFHSLGDGKLLHTILALYGKQVASRMTSIQAEDADFRVSGYIAKPEVTRSNRSYLTFLLNGRYVRSLPVHQTILQAYGTLLPIGRYPVVILQVTMDPKLCDVNVHPAKLEVRLSKEKELCQLVQIAIGKALGEQRLIPSSPTVSKKKESTIQGSFSFSSASKQFNDIKTSNPKHELLNERKKSYPEETIGIANLGKEQSKPNLIPFAESNSLDKFVKQTDKLSNVRLKEEGNETPETVLTQPVEKQPPQTETRIFTKPVLEVDNIEHNDILESAESAKERKEISFRQEHREQQSNEESHEKETFTEDKFPDSKEPKETYVPSLEIEDTSVGEKRDRLPRLQPLAQVHGTYIVAQGEDGFYLLDQHAAHERIYYEKFFQRLGEENQPQQPLLLPITLECSPSESQIIDSYLSILQGWGIEIDPFGGNTYLIRAVPSWFPQGEEEALFYEILDWLQEHGKVETAKLRDASAKMMACKAAIKANRHLRIEEMIALLDQMNECENPFTCPHGRPIYVHFSSYDLEKMFKRVM from the coding sequence ATGGGGAAAATCCAAGTGTTAAGCGAACATCTAGCCAACCAGATCGCAGCAGGGGAAGTAGTGGAACGTCCTGCTTCGGTTGTAAAGGAACTGGTGGAAAACGCAATCGATGCAGGTGCCTCTGAACTCTTAGTCGAGTTAGAAGATGGGGGAATTGCAAAAATCCGGATTGTCGATAATGGATCAGGAATGGAGTCTGAAGATGTACCACTCGCCTTTGAACGCCATGCGACCAGTAAACTGTTAAAGGAGCGAGATCTTTTTCAGATTCGGACACTTGGTTTCCGAGGAGAAGCTTTACCGAGTATCGCTTCCATCGCACGCGTGGAACTAACCTCAGCAACAGATCCCACAAAGCCAGCGACAAAGGTTCAAATCGAAGGAGGAGGTCCTAAAAAGGTTAGTCAAGTTTCTCATCCTCGGGGGACGGAAGTGATCGTTCGTGATCTTTTTTACAATACTCCCGCTCGACTGAAATACCTCAAGACCGTTAACACCGAGATTAGTCATGTAGCAGATTATATAGGCAGAATGGCTCTAGCACACCCAGATATCTCTTTTACTTTACGTCATGAAGGAAGAGAGCTGTTTCATTCACTAGGGGATGGAAAACTTCTTCATACCATCCTAGCTCTTTATGGTAAACAAGTGGCTTCTCGTATGACCTCCATTCAAGCTGAGGATGCCGATTTTCGGGTTTCAGGATATATAGCAAAACCAGAAGTGACGAGATCCAATCGGTCGTATCTTACTTTTTTGCTCAATGGGCGCTATGTTCGAAGTTTACCTGTGCATCAGACTATTTTACAAGCATATGGAACGTTACTTCCAATCGGTCGCTATCCTGTTGTCATATTACAAGTGACAATGGATCCCAAGCTCTGTGATGTTAATGTACATCCCGCAAAGTTGGAAGTTCGACTGAGTAAAGAAAAAGAACTTTGTCAATTAGTTCAGATTGCAATCGGAAAAGCATTGGGGGAGCAACGTCTTATACCATCCTCTCCAACTGTGTCCAAAAAGAAAGAATCGACTATACAAGGTAGTTTCTCTTTTTCCTCAGCTTCCAAACAATTTAATGATATAAAAACAAGCAACCCCAAGCACGAACTTCTCAATGAAAGGAAAAAGTCTTACCCAGAAGAGACGATAGGGATCGCAAATCTAGGAAAAGAGCAGTCTAAACCCAACTTAATTCCTTTTGCGGAATCAAATAGCTTAGACAAGTTTGTGAAGCAGACTGATAAGCTGTCTAATGTTCGATTAAAAGAAGAAGGAAATGAAACTCCAGAAACAGTACTAACTCAACCGGTAGAAAAACAGCCACCTCAAACGGAAACGAGGATATTTACGAAGCCAGTTCTGGAAGTAGACAATATTGAACACAATGATATCTTGGAGAGTGCCGAATCAGCGAAAGAAAGGAAAGAGATTTCTTTCAGACAAGAGCATAGAGAGCAGCAATCAAACGAAGAATCTCATGAAAAAGAAACATTCACAGAGGATAAATTTCCCGACTCTAAGGAACCAAAAGAAACGTATGTACCCTCCTTGGAGATCGAGGATACTTCTGTAGGGGAGAAGCGAGATCGGCTTCCCCGATTACAACCATTGGCACAAGTCCACGGGACTTATATCGTTGCGCAAGGAGAAGATGGCTTTTATTTATTAGATCAGCATGCAGCTCATGAACGTATCTACTATGAAAAGTTTTTTCAAAGGCTGGGGGAGGAGAATCAACCACAACAACCCCTACTTCTGCCAATTACGTTAGAATGCTCTCCGAGTGAGTCGCAGATCATTGATTCTTATCTGTCTATTCTACAAGGCTGGGGAATCGAGATCGATCCATTTGGAGGGAACACGTATCTGATCCGGGCAGTTCCGAGCTGGTTTCCGCAAGGAGAGGAAGAGGCCCTTTTTTATGAGATCTTGGATTGGTTACAGGAGCATGGCAAAGTTGAGACAGCTAAGCTCAGAGATGCCTCTGCTAAGATGATGGCTTGTAAAGCTGCGATAAAGGCAAACCGTCATCTACGGATCGAGGAGATGATCGCACTCTTGGATCAGATGAATGAGTGCGAGAATCCATTTACTTGTCCGCACGGTCGCCCAATTTATGTTCATTTCTCCAGTTATGATCTGGAAAAGATGTTTAAGCGAGTGATGTAG
- a CDS encoding class I SAM-dependent methyltransferase, whose product MFVTTSIKYTPELILEAKRIAQKFRAPYIKRNRAGMQELYQQYGPEALIIARNGWRYEHQNGHEFFFHPNMSALRIKHLGQGQSDAMVEAAGLRVGDTVLDCTLGMGADAIVASYVVGESGKVIALESQALIATLVEQGLRTYESDRTRLVQAMRRIEVRHASYQEQLPTFSDQSVDIVLFDPMFRDTVRESAAMQALKPLANPTPIDEKSFTEAQRVARRAVLVKERPRSGEFARLGLEIIKESSHFSWGIWRREE is encoded by the coding sequence ATGTTTGTAACAACTTCTATTAAATATACTCCTGAGCTAATTTTGGAAGCAAAACGGATCGCACAGAAGTTTCGTGCACCCTATATAAAGCGAAATCGGGCTGGTATGCAGGAGTTATACCAACAATATGGTCCGGAAGCACTCATCATCGCCCGAAATGGATGGCGATATGAACATCAAAACGGACACGAATTCTTTTTTCATCCCAATATGTCCGCTTTGCGAATCAAACATCTTGGACAGGGGCAATCCGATGCGATGGTAGAAGCAGCAGGATTACGTGTTGGAGATACCGTGCTAGATTGTACACTTGGGATGGGAGCAGATGCCATTGTCGCCTCGTATGTAGTAGGAGAATCTGGGAAGGTGATTGCTTTAGAGAGTCAGGCTTTGATTGCAACGTTGGTAGAACAAGGACTACGGACATATGAGTCTGACCGCACTCGTCTCGTTCAAGCGATGAGAAGAATCGAAGTGCGTCACGCTTCTTATCAGGAACAGCTACCTACCTTTTCAGATCAGTCAGTTGATATTGTCTTATTTGATCCGATGTTTCGTGATACAGTGCGAGAATCCGCTGCGATGCAGGCACTAAAGCCACTTGCCAATCCAACACCGATTGATGAGAAATCGTTTACAGAAGCTCAACGAGTAGCTCGGCGAGCAGTCCTTGTCAAAGAACGCCCGAGAAGCGGAGAGTTTGCCCGATTAGGGTTGGAGATTATCAAAGAATCTTCCCATTTTTCATGGGGAATTTGGCGAAGGGAGGAATGA
- the miaA gene encoding tRNA (adenosine(37)-N6)-dimethylallyltransferase MiaA has translation MAKQPVVLIVGPTAVGKTALSLTIAEQFKGEIISGDSMQVYRGMDIGTAKATPEERSTVPHHLIDILDPSEPFSVQLFQKLARHEIDQIASRGHLPIVAGGTGLYVEALVYEYQMPNVTEDPAYRQKWWQFAVDHGAVALHQELHRVDPASAVRIHPNDTKRIIRAMEVTEKTGIPFSELTKKGESRYDALWIGLTMPRDQLYERINKRVDLMIEEGLLEEVKGLREAGYHLPLTSIQAIGYKEIYQYLEGELSLEAAIERIKKGTRNYAKRQLSWFRRMPDIQWFDVTNPNVFTEIPKWMAGKFSQYRE, from the coding sequence ATGGCAAAACAACCTGTTGTATTGATTGTTGGACCCACTGCGGTAGGAAAAACAGCGCTGAGTCTAACAATCGCTGAGCAGTTCAAAGGCGAGATTATTTCTGGTGACTCGATGCAAGTTTATCGAGGAATGGATATTGGGACTGCTAAGGCAACTCCAGAAGAGCGTTCCACAGTGCCGCATCATCTCATTGACATCCTCGATCCAAGCGAACCTTTCTCGGTGCAATTGTTTCAAAAGTTAGCAAGACATGAGATCGATCAAATTGCCTCACGCGGACATCTGCCAATTGTTGCTGGTGGTACAGGGCTTTATGTAGAGGCTTTGGTTTATGAATATCAGATGCCAAACGTGACCGAAGATCCTGCCTATCGCCAAAAATGGTGGCAATTTGCAGTAGATCATGGTGCAGTGGCACTCCATCAAGAACTACACCGGGTCGATCCTGCCTCCGCTGTACGAATTCATCCCAATGATACCAAACGGATTATTCGTGCGATGGAAGTAACAGAAAAGACAGGCATCCCTTTTTCGGAACTGACCAAAAAAGGGGAAAGTCGCTATGATGCTCTCTGGATCGGACTGACGATGCCACGAGATCAACTATATGAACGAATCAATAAACGGGTAGATTTGATGATCGAAGAGGGCTTGCTTGAAGAAGTAAAGGGGCTGCGAGAGGCTGGCTACCATTTACCTTTGACTTCAATCCAAGCAATTGGGTATAAGGAGATATACCAATACTTAGAAGGTGAGCTTTCGCTTGAGGCAGCAATCGAACGGATCAAAAAAGGGACACGCAATTATGCGAAACGTCAATTGTCTTGGTTTAGACGAATGCCAGATATTCAATGGTTTGATGTAACGAACCCAAATGTTTTTACCGAAATTCCCAAGTGGATGGCAGGAAAGTTCTCGCAGTACAGAGAATAG
- the hfq gene encoding RNA chaperone Hfq has product MKQTINIQDTFLNQIRKESIPVTIFLVNGFQLRGVIRGFDNFTIVIDSEGKQQMVYKHAISTFTPGRPVSLMPQEEVKEQV; this is encoded by the coding sequence TTGAAGCAGACAATTAATATTCAAGATACATTCCTTAACCAGATCCGCAAAGAGTCAATTCCCGTAACGATTTTCCTAGTAAATGGCTTTCAGCTACGTGGAGTAATTCGCGGATTTGATAATTTTACGATTGTAATTGATAGTGAAGGCAAGCAACAAATGGTTTACAAGCATGCTATTTCAACTTTTACCCCTGGCCGCCCGGTCTCCCTGATGCCTCAAGAAGAGGTCAAAGAGCAAGTATAA
- a CDS encoding DUF420 domain-containing protein: MQNSDQPTTNKNYTGLVVTLTIVINAIIVAIFVTPKLDTFSHLDLTVLPMMNAIFNSFTFIFLLSALYFVKKRNFTVHRNFIFAAFTTTTLFLITYVFYHLNAPSTSYGGEGPLKYFYYFILITHIVLSVPTVLIALWTTVFGLTNQREKHKKIARWTMPIWLYVSLTGVLVYILISPYY; encoded by the coding sequence ATGCAAAATTCGGATCAACCTACAACAAACAAAAACTATACTGGGCTTGTTGTGACGCTGACCATTGTAATCAATGCAATTATCGTGGCGATCTTTGTCACTCCTAAATTGGATACGTTTAGTCATCTTGATCTAACCGTGCTACCAATGATGAACGCAATCTTTAATAGTTTTACATTTATATTTTTGCTATCAGCACTATATTTTGTGAAAAAACGTAACTTTACCGTTCATCGCAACTTTATTTTTGCTGCGTTTACTACGACTACACTATTCTTAATCACGTATGTTTTTTATCACTTGAACGCACCTTCTACTTCCTATGGTGGAGAGGGACCTCTCAAATATTTTTATTATTTTATTCTCATTACCCATATCGTATTGTCTGTTCCAACCGTACTGATCGCCCTCTGGACAACGGTTTTTGGACTTACCAATCAGCGAGAGAAGCATAAGAAAATCGCCCGTTGGACCATGCCGATTTGGCTATATGTGAGTCTTACGGGAGTATTGGTATATATTTTAATTTCACCATATTATTAA
- a CDS encoding GNAT family N-acetyltransferase produces MRTRILLEEDYGSVMDVLNDWWGGRQMTHLLPRLFFEHFQSTSFIVEDNDDLCAFLIGFVSQTHPNEAYIHFVGVNPKLRKNGLARGLYELFFTKVRKLGCNTVRCITSPVNEGSISFHKSMGFSVSLRTNYAGLGQDRILFSKNIAT; encoded by the coding sequence TTGAGAACTCGGATCCTTTTAGAAGAAGATTATGGTAGCGTAATGGATGTTTTGAATGATTGGTGGGGAGGGCGACAGATGACACATTTGTTGCCAAGGCTGTTTTTCGAGCATTTCCAATCAACGAGTTTCATAGTGGAAGACAATGATGATTTATGCGCGTTTCTAATTGGATTTGTTTCACAAACACATCCCAATGAAGCCTACATACATTTCGTGGGTGTTAATCCCAAACTTAGAAAGAACGGTTTAGCTAGAGGACTGTATGAATTATTTTTTACTAAGGTTCGCAAATTAGGTTGTAATACTGTTCGGTGTATAACTTCTCCAGTTAACGAAGGTTCTATTTCATTCCATAAATCTATGGGTTTTTCTGTATCATTAAGAACTAATTATGCTGGCTTAGGACAAGACCGAATATTATTCTCTAAAAATATTGCTACTTAA